From the genome of Haloterrigena sp. KLK7, one region includes:
- a CDS encoding TrkH family potassium uptake protein has protein sequence MNIRVDWRASVALTGTVLKYLALTLLVPLVVAVIYREDILVFVATIGIVVAIGYGLERLDPDPDLQPREALLLVAISWLVVAIVGAIPYLIAGYGTESALRHPVNALFESMSGFTTTGATVMAAISVEQHSHALMMWRQLTQWLGGMGIIVLMIAILPELAVNGAQLIRSEAPGPELQKLTPKIAETARILWLVYFGFTIVYIALLYGLHLGGLAPNMNFYNAVAHGFTTLPTGGFSPKADSIAAFSAAVQWVVIPFMAVAGTNFALFWYVLDGEPGRLFENTEFRAYAGAIAVVTAIVAALLYSGSAPPLGDLGGATEGYGESALRHAAFQTVSLLNSTGYATSDFAQWDPIAQTVLLITMFIGGCAGSTGGGVKIIRWLVVLKVARRELFTAAHPEAVQPIRLGGYVVDEDVIRGVLGFTLLYLFIFVIATVFIAVDSTRGAVSLQPIDAISASIATIGNIGPGFGDLGPFGSYREFPVTSKLVMIFLMWIGRLEIIPALVLFTGAFWKR, from the coding sequence ATGAATATACGAGTCGATTGGCGGGCGAGCGTCGCGCTGACTGGTACCGTTCTCAAGTATCTCGCCCTGACGCTGCTCGTACCGCTGGTCGTCGCCGTCATCTATCGCGAGGATATCCTCGTGTTCGTAGCGACGATCGGGATCGTCGTTGCCATCGGGTACGGACTCGAGCGACTCGATCCCGATCCCGACTTGCAACCGCGAGAAGCGTTGCTGCTGGTCGCGATCTCGTGGCTCGTGGTCGCGATCGTCGGTGCGATCCCGTATCTCATCGCCGGCTACGGGACCGAATCCGCGCTCAGACATCCGGTGAACGCGCTGTTCGAGTCGATGTCCGGGTTCACGACGACCGGGGCGACCGTGATGGCCGCGATCTCCGTCGAACAGCACTCCCACGCCCTCATGATGTGGCGCCAGCTCACTCAGTGGCTCGGCGGGATGGGGATCATCGTGTTGATGATCGCGATCCTGCCGGAGCTGGCGGTCAACGGCGCACAACTGATCCGCTCCGAGGCGCCGGGTCCGGAGCTGCAGAAGCTCACGCCGAAGATCGCCGAGACGGCGCGCATTCTCTGGCTCGTCTACTTCGGGTTCACGATCGTCTACATCGCGCTCCTCTACGGACTCCACCTCGGGGGGCTGGCGCCGAACATGAACTTCTACAACGCTGTCGCCCACGGCTTCACGACGCTGCCGACCGGCGGGTTCTCGCCGAAAGCAGACAGCATCGCCGCGTTCTCCGCCGCCGTCCAGTGGGTCGTCATCCCCTTCATGGCGGTCGCCGGAACTAACTTCGCGCTCTTCTGGTACGTGTTGGACGGCGAACCGGGACGACTCTTCGAGAACACCGAGTTCCGCGCCTACGCGGGTGCGATCGCCGTCGTGACCGCGATCGTGGCCGCGTTGCTCTACAGCGGCAGCGCCCCGCCGCTCGGCGACCTCGGCGGCGCGACCGAGGGATACGGCGAGAGCGCGCTGCGCCACGCGGCCTTCCAGACCGTCTCCCTGCTGAACTCGACGGGGTACGCGACGAGCGACTTCGCGCAGTGGGACCCGATCGCACAGACCGTCCTCCTGATCACGATGTTCATCGGCGGCTGCGCCGGCTCGACCGGCGGCGGCGTCAAGATCATCCGCTGGCTGGTCGTCCTGAAAGTCGCCCGCCGGGAGCTGTTCACCGCCGCCCACCCCGAGGCCGTCCAGCCGATTCGGCTCGGCGGCTACGTCGTCGACGAGGACGTCATCCGCGGCGTCCTCGGCTTCACGCTGCTGTACCTGTTCATCTTCGTGATCGCGACGGTGTTCATCGCCGTCGATTCGACCCGCGGCGCGGTCTCGCTCCAGCCGATCGACGCCATCAGCGCCAGCATCGCGACGATCGGGAACATCGGACCGGGCTTCGGCGACCTCGGTCCCTTCGGCAGCTACCGCGAGTTCCCCGTCACCTCGAAGCTCGTGATGATCTTCCTCATGTGGATCGGCCGTCTCGAGATCATTCCGGCGCTCGTGCTGTTCACCGGGGCGTTCTGGAAACGGTGA
- a CDS encoding TrkA C-terminal domain-containing protein yields MSIRLDEVNKRIIHALMDDARNTSAPMIADEVGVSPATIRNRIDRLEEAGIITGYHANVDFDAADEMLTTLYVATAPVEDRARLAQQARAITGVVNVREFVAGRENLHVLAVGSDVDALNGVVRELTALGLEIDDEKMIQREQFQAYQPFGPAESHQQFSDYISLAGGNEVVELTVDDDAPIVGKTLAQAGRDAVLEDGVLVVSIERDDTVLTPTGESEIRAGDLLTVLSRGGITESMLNAFEADD; encoded by the coding sequence ATGAGTATCCGTCTCGACGAGGTGAACAAGCGAATCATCCACGCGTTGATGGACGACGCGCGGAACACGTCGGCGCCGATGATCGCCGACGAGGTCGGCGTCTCTCCGGCGACGATCCGAAACCGTATCGACCGACTCGAGGAGGCCGGGATCATCACGGGGTATCACGCGAACGTCGACTTCGACGCCGCCGACGAGATGCTCACGACGCTGTACGTGGCCACGGCGCCCGTCGAGGACCGCGCGCGACTCGCCCAGCAGGCCCGGGCGATCACCGGCGTCGTCAACGTCCGGGAGTTCGTGGCCGGGCGGGAGAACCTCCACGTGCTCGCCGTCGGGAGCGACGTCGACGCGCTCAACGGCGTCGTCCGAGAGCTCACCGCGCTGGGCCTCGAGATCGACGACGAGAAGATGATCCAGCGAGAGCAGTTTCAGGCCTACCAGCCGTTCGGGCCGGCCGAGTCCCACCAGCAGTTCTCCGACTACATCAGTCTCGCCGGCGGCAACGAGGTCGTCGAACTGACCGTCGACGACGACGCGCCGATCGTCGGGAAGACCTTAGCACAGGCCGGCCGCGACGCCGTCCTCGAGGACGGCGTGCTCGTCGTCTCGATCGAACGCGACGACACCGTACTGACGCCGACGGGAGAGAGCGAGATTCGCGCCGGCGACCTGCTGACGGTGCTCTCTCGGGGCGGGATCACGGAATCCATGCTGAACGCGTTCGAAGCCGACGACTGA
- a CDS encoding glycoside hydrolase family 43 protein gives MDAYLFVHFREKRTPDGEQVYFGISRDGFHWEEVNDGDPVLWSYKGDKGVRDCAITRTTDGRFVIMGTDLSLAYGMPNQYDGSWEAITRNGSDSLVLWESEDLVEWSEQRMVEFGDGEFGCLWAPDITYDRENGDYVVHWSSSHRGNDYGDKAIYYARTDSFDAFSEPDLLYRKADSGVIDSAMYEEDGAYYCFAKSDGNPTGIVLLKSERPTGPFSRVAAFDRTMEGLDGGRYEAPTAVRLEDGRWCLFLDYYGGSPETQGYVPFVADSLEDEFVRADDEFSFPYGFKHGTVLPITAEEYDRLKAYEKEPSER, from the coding sequence ATGGACGCGTACTTGTTCGTACACTTCAGGGAGAAGCGGACGCCGGACGGTGAGCAGGTGTACTTCGGGATCAGCAGGGACGGATTCCACTGGGAGGAGGTAAACGACGGCGACCCCGTTCTCTGGAGTTATAAGGGCGACAAGGGGGTCAGGGACTGTGCGATCACCCGGACGACGGACGGGCGGTTCGTGATCATGGGGACGGACCTCAGTCTGGCGTACGGGATGCCCAATCAGTACGACGGATCGTGGGAAGCGATCACTCGCAACGGGAGCGACTCGCTGGTGCTGTGGGAGTCCGAGGACTTAGTCGAGTGGTCCGAACAGCGGATGGTCGAGTTCGGAGACGGGGAGTTCGGCTGTCTCTGGGCGCCGGATATCACCTACGACCGAGAGAACGGCGACTACGTCGTTCACTGGTCGTCGTCACATCGAGGCAACGACTACGGAGACAAGGCGATCTACTACGCGCGGACCGACTCGTTCGACGCGTTCTCGGAGCCGGACCTACTGTATCGGAAGGCCGACAGCGGCGTCATCGACTCCGCGATGTACGAGGAGGACGGGGCGTACTACTGTTTCGCGAAGAGCGACGGGAATCCCACCGGAATCGTCCTGCTGAAGAGCGAGCGCCCGACCGGGCCGTTCTCCCGAGTGGCGGCGTTCGATCGCACCATGGAGGGACTGGACGGCGGACGGTACGAGGCACCGACCGCCGTGCGACTCGAGGACGGACGCTGGTGTCTGTTCCTGGATTACTACGGCGGCAGCCCGGAGACGCAGGGCTACGTCCCGTTCGTCGCGGATTCGCTGGAAGACGAGTTCGTTCGCGCCGACGACGAGTTCTCGTTCCCGTACGGGTTCAAACACGGCACGGTGCTTCCGATCACGGCCGAGGAGTACGACCGCCTGAAGGCGTACGAGAAGGAGCCGTCAGAGAGATAA
- a CDS encoding amino acid permease — MSGSDEELAKDLGPLAALTIGVGTMIGAGIFVLPGEAVADLGPLASLAFVIGGVIALFTALSASELGTAMPVSGGAYYYVNQGLGPLFGSIAGWGNWMGLAFASAFYMYGFGEYVNQFVSVPAVALGPVGLESAQLIGLVGAAFFITVNYVGAKETGRLQNIIVVTLVGILAVFTLFGLLNADLETLRPIDPFGWAPLLPVTGLVFVSYLGFVQITSVGEEIQNPGRNLPRAVIGSVVIVTVMYALILLTVLAAVETEVVANNETAVVDVARMLMGPAGAAALLFGGLLATASSANASILASSRINFAMGRDKLVSPKINEIHPRFATPYRAIAITGALILLFIALGNLEMLASAGSVLHLIVYGLLNLALIVFREADPAGYEPDFEVPLYPITPILGAVLSLALIAFMEPTVILLSMAFVVFGLVWYLGYARSEIESQGVLADYVLERSDELPDAAVSATTAVKPEGGDYRVMVPLANPAHEKHLITLASAIADRNDGTVVAVNVEQVPDQTSLTAARDQQDYEAAEHLVEQARADAETYGVDVETHVVLSHRGVEEVFDAATRYDADVCVMGWGPDSLGSSGRVESRTDELAHSLPCDFLVFRDRGFDPSRILLPTAGGPDSDLAAAVARCLRDQYDAEVTLLHVADDPQQGRAFLESWADERELSDATLTVETGDVQRSIGDAAADATLLVIGATEKGLLSRVVRGSLVLDVLEDVDCSVLLAEKRHKRSVRERIFGSGNGDRSDAETGVTPEPSTPNPESETTRTD, encoded by the coding sequence ATGAGCGGGAGCGACGAGGAACTCGCCAAGGACCTCGGACCGCTCGCCGCGCTAACGATCGGCGTCGGGACGATGATCGGCGCGGGTATCTTCGTCCTCCCAGGGGAGGCCGTCGCGGATCTCGGGCCGCTGGCGTCGCTGGCGTTCGTCATCGGCGGCGTGATCGCCCTGTTCACGGCGCTCTCGGCGTCCGAACTCGGGACGGCGATGCCCGTCTCCGGCGGGGCCTACTACTACGTCAACCAGGGGCTCGGGCCGCTGTTCGGCTCGATCGCCGGCTGGGGGAACTGGATGGGGCTGGCGTTCGCCTCCGCGTTCTACATGTACGGGTTCGGCGAGTACGTCAACCAGTTCGTGAGCGTCCCGGCGGTGGCGCTCGGTCCCGTCGGCCTCGAGTCGGCCCAGTTGATCGGGCTGGTCGGCGCCGCCTTCTTCATCACCGTCAACTACGTCGGCGCGAAGGAGACCGGCCGGTTACAGAACATCATCGTCGTCACGCTGGTCGGTATTCTGGCGGTCTTCACGCTGTTCGGACTCCTGAACGCCGATCTGGAGACGCTCCGTCCCATCGACCCCTTCGGCTGGGCGCCGCTCCTCCCGGTGACGGGACTCGTCTTCGTTTCCTACCTCGGGTTCGTTCAGATCACGTCCGTCGGCGAGGAGATTCAAAACCCCGGCCGCAACCTGCCGCGGGCGGTCATCGGAAGCGTCGTCATCGTGACCGTGATGTACGCCCTGATCCTCCTGACAGTGCTTGCCGCCGTCGAGACCGAGGTCGTCGCGAACAACGAGACGGCCGTCGTCGACGTCGCCCGGATGCTGATGGGACCGGCGGGGGCCGCGGCGCTGCTGTTCGGCGGCCTGCTGGCGACCGCCTCGTCGGCCAACGCCTCGATCCTCGCGTCCTCGCGGATCAACTTCGCGATGGGCCGGGACAAGCTCGTCTCGCCGAAGATCAACGAGATCCACCCGCGGTTCGCGACGCCGTACCGCGCGATCGCGATCACGGGCGCGCTCATCCTGCTGTTCATCGCGTTGGGTAACCTCGAGATGCTGGCGTCGGCCGGCAGCGTCCTCCATCTCATCGTCTACGGGCTCCTGAATCTCGCGCTGATCGTCTTCCGCGAGGCGGACCCCGCCGGCTACGAGCCCGACTTCGAAGTGCCGCTGTATCCCATCACGCCGATTCTGGGCGCGGTGCTCTCGCTCGCGCTGATCGCGTTCATGGAGCCGACCGTCATCCTCCTCTCGATGGCGTTCGTCGTCTTCGGACTCGTCTGGTACCTCGGCTACGCTCGGTCGGAGATCGAATCGCAGGGCGTGCTCGCCGACTACGTCCTCGAGCGGTCCGACGAACTCCCCGACGCGGCGGTGTCGGCGACGACGGCGGTCAAACCGGAGGGCGGCGACTACCGAGTGATGGTCCCGCTCGCGAACCCCGCCCACGAGAAACACCTGATCACGCTCGCCTCGGCGATCGCCGACCGGAACGACGGGACGGTCGTCGCCGTCAACGTCGAGCAGGTCCCCGACCAGACGTCGCTGACGGCCGCACGCGACCAGCAGGACTACGAGGCGGCCGAACACCTGGTCGAGCAGGCGCGAGCCGACGCCGAGACGTACGGCGTCGACGTGGAGACCCACGTGGTCCTCTCCCACCGCGGCGTCGAGGAAGTGTTCGACGCCGCCACGCGCTACGACGCCGACGTCTGCGTGATGGGCTGGGGGCCGGACTCGCTGGGATCGTCGGGCCGCGTGGAGAGCAGGACCGACGAACTCGCCCACTCGCTGCCGTGTGACTTCCTGGTCTTCCGCGACCGCGGGTTCGACCCGTCACGGATCCTCCTCCCGACCGCGGGCGGTCCGGACTCCGACCTCGCGGCGGCCGTCGCGCGCTGTCTGCGCGACCAGTACGACGCCGAGGTGACCCTCCTCCACGTCGCGGACGATCCCCAGCAGGGACGCGCGTTCCTCGAGTCGTGGGCCGACGAACGCGAGCTGTCGGACGCGACGCTCACCGTCGAGACGGGCGACGTCCAGCGGAGCATCGGCGACGCGGCGGCGGACGCGACGCTGCTGGTCATCGGCGCGACGGAGAAGGGGCTGCTCTCGCGGGTCGTTCGCGGCTCGCTCGTGCTCGACGTCCTCGAAGACGTCGACTGTTCGGTGCTGCTCGCCGAGAAGCGCCACAAACGCTCCGTTCGCGAGCGGATCTTCGGCTCCGGGAACGGCGACCGAAGCGACGCGGAGACGGGCGTGACTCCGGAGCCGTCGACGCCGAACCCCGAATCCGAGACGACGAGAACGGACTGA
- a CDS encoding inositol monophosphatase family protein, translated as MSEHDGAARRASVAVHAARAGADVAEASFRGELEVDHKNGKTDVVTQADRDAQRRVIEVIEASYPDDPIVGEEEDALKAVPETGPAWIVDPIDGTNNYVNGIRAFGTAVAAVRDGEPVAGATVCPALGDTYRVGPTGAFRNGEPLSVSARSDPEAGTVCPTYWWDFDQRDQYAAAVRGLTERFGDVRRFGCAQLELAMVASGALEGTITNLRANPWDTVAGVALVRAAGGTVTDLEGNRWRHDSAGLVASNGHLHDELRAAAREIDAGGD; from the coding sequence ATGAGCGAACACGATGGGGCCGCTCGGCGGGCGAGCGTCGCGGTCCACGCCGCCCGCGCCGGGGCGGACGTCGCCGAAGCCTCCTTTCGCGGGGAGCTCGAGGTCGACCACAAGAACGGCAAGACGGACGTCGTCACGCAGGCCGACCGCGACGCCCAGCGGCGCGTGATCGAGGTGATCGAGGCGTCGTACCCGGACGACCCGATCGTCGGCGAGGAGGAGGACGCGCTGAAGGCGGTCCCCGAGACGGGGCCGGCCTGGATCGTCGATCCGATCGACGGGACGAACAACTACGTCAACGGGATCCGCGCGTTCGGGACGGCCGTCGCGGCGGTCCGCGACGGCGAACCCGTCGCCGGGGCCACCGTCTGTCCCGCGCTGGGCGACACGTATCGCGTCGGGCCGACGGGCGCGTTCCGCAACGGCGAGCCGCTCTCGGTCAGCGCCCGCTCCGATCCCGAGGCCGGGACCGTCTGCCCCACCTACTGGTGGGACTTCGACCAGCGCGACCAGTACGCCGCGGCGGTCCGCGGTCTCACCGAGCGCTTCGGCGACGTTCGCCGCTTCGGCTGCGCCCAGCTCGAGCTCGCGATGGTCGCGTCGGGGGCCCTCGAGGGGACGATCACGAACCTGCGGGCCAACCCGTGGGACACCGTCGCGGGCGTCGCGCTGGTCCGGGCGGCCGGCGGGACCGTGACGGACCTCGAGGGGAACCGCTGGCGCCACGACAGCGCGGGACTGGTCGCCTCGAACGGCCACCTCCACGACGAACTCCGCGCCGCCGCTCGGGAGATCGACGCGGGCGGGGACTGA
- a CDS encoding DUF63 family protein, with the protein MDEYIERYGAERIWAATVVLLAAGVALAAYLFPQRVYVDLIWQYYWGPVVADAHGWSCVAWADGNPVHCSEVGPNAGPTAEPGYTFVSYAGYIPTLVLMAIGVLFLVRRLEIERYRAGFFALFPFMLFGGALRVVEDTSVAAYRQTGELMMELPWIGFLISPLIYFTVALLTVIAVVVAVWLDRTDRVSGYEYPLAAIGTAYLTLTLAYLGYASTQPYADFHPLLLLTTLVGATVATAVTWLLIGEFAPEINRGTEYMGLVVIWAHAVDGVANVIGLDWATAFGLPNNLTPKHPINGAIVDITGSVLPAGVVDAIGAAWPFLLVKLVAATFVVWVFNEEIFDEQPRFAILMLITVVAVGLGPGTRDMLRATFGV; encoded by the coding sequence ATGGACGAGTACATCGAACGGTACGGGGCCGAGCGGATCTGGGCCGCGACCGTCGTTCTCCTCGCCGCTGGCGTGGCGCTCGCTGCGTACCTCTTCCCCCAGCGGGTCTACGTGGATCTCATCTGGCAGTACTACTGGGGCCCGGTCGTCGCCGACGCCCACGGCTGGAGCTGCGTCGCCTGGGCGGACGGGAATCCGGTCCACTGTAGCGAGGTCGGTCCCAACGCCGGACCGACCGCCGAACCCGGCTACACGTTCGTCTCCTACGCGGGCTACATCCCGACGCTCGTCCTGATGGCGATCGGGGTCCTCTTCCTGGTTCGCCGCCTCGAGATCGAGCGCTACCGCGCGGGCTTCTTCGCGCTGTTCCCGTTCATGCTCTTCGGCGGCGCCCTCCGGGTCGTCGAGGACACGAGCGTCGCCGCCTACCGGCAGACGGGCGAACTCATGATGGAGTTGCCGTGGATCGGCTTCCTGATCAGCCCGCTGATCTACTTCACCGTCGCCCTCCTCACGGTGATCGCCGTCGTCGTGGCGGTCTGGCTCGACCGGACCGACCGCGTCTCGGGTTACGAGTACCCGCTCGCGGCGATCGGGACGGCCTACCTGACGCTCACGCTCGCCTATCTGGGGTACGCGTCGACACAGCCGTACGCCGACTTCCATCCGCTGCTCCTGCTGACGACGCTCGTCGGTGCGACCGTCGCCACGGCCGTCACCTGGCTCCTCATCGGGGAGTTCGCCCCCGAGATCAACCGCGGAACGGAGTACATGGGACTGGTCGTCATCTGGGCGCACGCGGTCGACGGCGTCGCGAACGTCATCGGACTCGACTGGGCGACCGCCTTCGGGCTCCCCAACAATCTCACGCCGAAACACCCCATCAACGGGGCGATCGTCGACATCACCGGCTCGGTGCTGCCCGCCGGGGTCGTCGACGCCATCGGCGCCGCCTGGCCGTTCCTGCTCGTGAAACTCGTCGCCGCCACGTTCGTCGTCTGGGTCTTCAACGAGGAGATCTTCGACGAACAGCCGCGCTTCGCCATCCTGATGCTGATCACCGTCGTCGCCGTCGGGCTCGGTCCGGGCACCCGCGACATGCTCCGGGCGACGTTCGGCGTCTAG